The nucleotide sequence ACACATTACGCACTATAGGGTTGGGTAGCCAGGTCGATAGGTTTGAGTTGTCGTTGAACCGGGGGGCTGAGGATGCTGCGAAAAGCGCCAAGCCAATTTTCCTGGCTGCTATCAAAAGTCTCACCTTCACCGACGTGTGGAATATCCTGACGGGCGAAAAGAACGCAGCTACCCAGTACTTACAACGCACTACCACCACCCAGCTTACCACTGCCTTCAAGCCCATCATTCAGCAAAGCCTCGACAAAGTAGGCGCTACCCGCTACTACACCGACCTCTCTACCCGCTACAACCGGATTCCCCTGGTCACGCCCGTACAAACCGACCTAAACCAGTATGCCACGGGCAAGGCTATTGATGGCCTCTTCACTCTCATTGCGCAGGAAGAAGTGAATATCAGGGAGAACCCCGTGGCCCGCACTACCGAATTGCTTAAGCGCGTATTCGGGAGCAAAAGCTAGTTTGTGCTACGCTGGCTATCTGCCCACAACAAAACAGCCCGTGCTACATGCACGGGCTGTTTTGTTGTGGGGTTGCTTACCGATTTGGCTGGAGCCTGAAAGGAAAAAGCGGCAAGACTAAAAATCGTCGTCGTCGAAGCTGCTACGGCCGCGGCGGCTGGAGCCAGTTAAGTCATCGTCGTCATCGTCGTCGAAATCATCATCGTCGATGCTGCTGAACCCGCTGCTACCGTCAGGATCTTCGGCGGCTTCAGCGGTGGTATATTCTTCTTCAGTCATGCTGGCTAGGTCCAGTGCCTCGTCGTGAGAGGAGCCTGTATCACGCCACATCAGATAGTCGGCATACTTGGCCGAAAGCTGATCTTCGGAGGAGCCACGGGTTTTGCTGCCGCCAGTTTTAGCGAAGCTATCCAGGTCGTCGTCATCCAGGTCGTCGTCGTCGAGGTCGTCGTATTGTCTCATGGCCTTGTCAGGGGCTTGGGAAGTTGATAATAATTTAGGCTCGCACTCAAGGGTTACAGCTGCGAAGATACGTGACGGAAGGTTTTGGGTTTGTAGTTGAGGTTGGAAAAAGAGCAACCAAGGCCGAATAATCTAATGACCACCAACCCAGCAACCCACCCATTAGGTAAGCCATAGCTCAATAAAACAGCAGGTTATTCAGTGTGGGCGTAGTGGCACACGCTCTAGTACCCAATAAAGTATGGGAAGTAATACTTCAGGCCGAGAAGGTGATTTTGCGGTGAATTCCTGTTAGCGGTAGCTCTAAGCGCAAGGCCGGCAGCGGAACAGCATCAGCGCCCTTGTATTCCTGAAACAGCCAGCTACTGTTCGTGTCTCTGGTGTACACGCCTACGAGCGGACGGTGGCTTTCCACTACCACATAGTGTTGCAAGCTGGCAATACGCTTGTAAATCAAAAACTGGTCGGCCCGGTCGTACTTACCTGTCCTCGCTGAAACCACTTCCGGCAACACCAACGGATTACGCAGCGTGTCCAGATAAGTTTCTTCCAAATGCTGCCCCTCGCTGCATACCACCGATACATCCGGATAGGTGTACAGACCGTTAGCTGGCACATGAACCCGCATGTCGGGTCGCTCGGGAAAACGCTGCAAGTGTCGCCCAACCGATTGTTGAAACTGGCAACCAGATTGGAAACTACAAGATTGTGCGCCCGACTGGCCCCGGACATATCATGTAGTTCTCCATCGAAGTACTGGCTCTTGAAATCAAACTCGTGCTCCGCAGTAAGGTCAGCCTCCGGGATGATGAATGGTTTGCGCTACGTAGCCATGATGGAAAAGCTTTGCTTTAAACTACGCAGCTTGCTGCAAACAAAGGTTTACCGGGCGCCTCGTGCCCCAAAATCTGTAACGTTTAGCTGATTGGAGCAGAAGTCGTATTCCTCCGGCACGTTGCTGGATACGAGTACGGTACGGTTAGCCAGCGTAGCGTGCACATGCTCCAGATACCAGGCCACTCCCGCGCGGTCGAGGTTGGTGGTAGGCTCGTCGAGGAGCAGCAGAGGGGTGTCAGCGTAGAGCGCCAGGGCCAGCTTGAGGCGCTGCTTCATCCCCGACGAGAAGTCGCGTACCAGCTTGTGGCGCGACGTGGAGAGGTACATCAGCTCAATAAGCTGTTGCTGCGTGATACCCGGCCGCAGGGGCTTGAAACGGGTGTGAAAGTGCAGCAGTTCGGTCAACGTCAGCTCCTCGATAAGCTCTAGATAAGGTGCGGCGTAGGACAGCAGGGGCGGAACTTCCTCCACTGGTACTATCTGGCCTTGGTGCTCATACACCAGCGTGCCGTCCGTGGACAGTAATTGGCCGGAAATGGTGTTCAGCAACGTGCTTTTGCCCGAACCGTTTGGGCCTAGAATGGCCGTAGCCGAACCAGCTTGGAACGTATGCGTTAGGCCCCGGAAAATCCATTCACGAGCGTAGCGCTTGCCGAGCCCGTTTGCTTCAATCTGCACCGTTGCCGTTGCGCGAATAGCCCTTTATTACCCCACGGCCGGAGTTGCGCACGAAATTCACCACTTCGTCGCGCTCCGGGGAAGGGGCTAATTCCAACTCAATCTTGTCGAGGGCGTCGTTGTTGTTCATGCCACCCAAAAACAGCAACCGATATAGCTGCTGAATCTCTGAAATCTTCTGGTCGGCGTAGCCGCGGCGGCGTAGCCCGATGCTGTTGATGCCTGCATACGTCAGCGGCTCCCGCCCCGCCTTCACGAAGGGCGGCACGTCTTTGCGCACCAACGACCCACCCGAAACCATGGCGTGTTGCCCTACTTTCACAAACTGATGCACCGCAGAAGTACCTCCGATGATAGCATGGTCGCCAATTTCTACGTGGCCCGCTAGCTGCACGCCGTTGGCCAGCACGCAATGATTGCCGATGATGCAGTCGTGGGCTACGTGGACGTAGGCCATGAGCAGGCAATTGGTGCCCACCACGGTTTTCATCCGGTCTACGGTGCCGCGGTTTACCGTCACACACTCCCGGATAACCGTATAGTCACCGATGTGCACTGTAGTTTTTTCGCCGGCAAACTTCAGGTCCTGCGGCATAGCGGCAATTACGGCACCAGGAAAAATCTTGCAGTTTTTACCGATGCGTGCGCCCGCCATAATGGTCACGTTCGGACCAATCCAGGTGCCTTCCCCAATCTCCACATCCTTGTCAATGGTTGTGAAAGGTTCCACAACCACGTTTTGCGCGATTTTGGCTTCAGGATGGATGTAGGCGAGCGGCTGGTTCATTCTTTGGGAATTAATAATTAAGAATTAGCAACTAGGAATTCACTTAACTGGCAGTAAAACGTGTGAGAAGCCCGCCAATTATTCATTCCTAAGTATTAATTACTAATTAAAAGTTATGCGTCTTTACGTACGATGGCAGCACTCATTTCGGCCTCCATTACCACTTTGCCATTCACGAAAGCCTGTCCTTTCATTTTTGCGATGCCGCGCTTGACCGGAGCCAGCAGCCAGCAACGGAATATAATCGTGTCGCCGGGCTTCACCATGCGGCGGAAGCGGCAGTTTTCGATGCCCACAAAGTACGGAGTATAATTCTCAGGGTCGGGCACCGTGTTCAGCACCAAGATGCCGCCCGTCTGGGCCATGGCTTCCACCTGCAATACACCCGGGAAAACGGGGTTGCCAGGGTAGTGACCCGTGAAGAATGGCTCGTTGATGGTGACGTTCTTGATGCTCGCCACCGACGTGTCGTCGAGATGAATCACCTTGTCGATCAGCAGGAACGGATACCGATGCGGCAGCACCTGCATGATTTGGTTGATGTCCATGACCGGCTCCCGAGCGGGGTCGTAGTGCGGCACGGGGGAGGAGTTGGCCTCCATCATCTTCTTCTTGATCTTCTTGGCGAAGGCCACATTGGCGGCGTGGCCGGGGCGGGCCGCTAGTATCTGGCCTTTCAGCGGCCGACCTACCAACGCTAGGTCGCCTACCAGGTCGAGGAGCTTGTGCCGGGCTGGCTCGTTTTTGTAGCGCAGGTCTACGTTGTTGAGGATGCCTTCCTTCTTGACGGCCACTTTGGGCTTGCCTAGCATGGTGGCCAGCTCGCTCAACTCATCTTCGCTCACTACCCGGTCCACGACCACAATGGCGTTGCTTAAGTCACCGCCTTTGATGAGGTTTTGCTTATAGAGCGCCTCCAACTCGTGCAGGAAGCAGAACGTGCGCGAGCTAGAAATGTCGTTTTTAAACAAGCTAATATCCGTCAGCGAGGCATGCTGCGAGCCGAGCACGGGGGAGTTGTAATCCACCATTACCGTCAGGCGGTAATCGTTGAGGGGCAATGCGGCCAACTCCACGGCGCGCCCGTTGTCTACGAACCGAATTTCCTCGGGTATCTCGTAGAAGTTGCGGAGGGCGTTTTGTTCCTCCAGGCCCGCATCTTCTAGCGCCTGGATGAACTGGTAGCTGGAACCGTCCATGATGGGCGGCTCCGGGCCATCCAACTTGATGAGTACGTTGTCGATTTGCAAGCCAACCAGCGCTGCCAACGTGTGTTCCACGGTGTTTACGCGGGCCCCGTTCTGCTCGATGGTTGTTCCCCGGGAGAGGTCCACCACGTTGTCTACGTCAGCCACCACAATGGGCTGATCCGGCAAATCCATGCGCTGAAACTGGTATCCATGGCCGACCGGAGCCGGGCAAAACGTCATGGTGGCCTGAACGCCCGTGTGCAGCCCGATGCCGCTCACGGTGACGGGGCTCTTAATAGTATGTTGCTTGTCGTTCATTTATTAGCTGTAGCTGCTAGCTATTGGCTATTGGCTGACGTACTGGAGGAAAATCGAACTGAAAATACTGCGAAAGAAAAAAGCCGCGGGCCAACAGCTTACAGCTATCAGCCAGCAGCTTTTCGAGAGGCAAAGCTAGGACTTTTCTGGCGGGTTCGTGCGGCGCTCTAGTTGAGTGAGTCGGCGCTCCAATTCGGGCAAGTGCCGGAAAATAGCATTAGCCCGTAAACTGTCACGAAGGTTGAAGGCTGGCGCGCCCTGCAAGAACTGCCCTTCTTCCTTGATGGACTTGCCCACGCCGGATTGCGCCGTAACGGTAGTGCGGTTGGCCAAGGTGAGGTGGCCGGCCAACCCAACCTGGCCCGCCAGCACGCAGAAGTCGCCGATTTTGGTGGAGCCGGAGATGCCGCTTTGCGAGGCTACCACGGTGTGCCGTCCAATCTCGACGTTGTGCGCAATCTGGACCAGGTTGTCGATTTTAGCGCCTTCCCGGATGATGGTCGAGCCCATGGTAGCGCAGTCGATGGTGGCGTTGGCCCCGATGCTGACGTTGTCTTCCAGCACCACGTTGCCAATCTGCGGGATGGTACGGTACGAGCCGTCTGGCTGCGGAGCGAAGCCGAAGCCATCAGAGCCAACAACGGCTCCTGCATGAATGGTGCACCGCTCGCCAATGACAGTTTCAGCGTAGATTTTGGCGCCGGCGTACAAGATGGTGCCGTTCCCAATTTTGCACCGGTCGCCGATGAACACGTGCGGAAAAATCACCACGTCGTCGCCGATCTGGCAATTCTCCCCGATGTAGGAGAAAGCCCCCCGGTAATGGTTCTGGCCGATGGTGGAGTTTGCTCCCAAGAAGCTCGGCTCCTCTACCCCGCGTCGCCCAGTGCGAGTGGCTTGCTGGTAGAACTCCAACAGCGTGGTGAAGCTGGAATATGGGTCGTCGACGCGGATAAGAGCCGTCTGGACCGGGTGGCGCAACTCCAGGTTGCGGCTCACG is from Hymenobacter tibetensis and encodes:
- a CDS encoding DUF4197 domain-containing protein; this translates as MNYRRFLVLPLVLVGLQLSASAQIFSLPKIGQLKLPTPRSTASSSQSRGGLTNTEAANGLKEALVQGISKGADQASKTDGFNLNKLIRIPFPPDAQRVANTLRTIGLGSQVDRFELSLNRGAEDAAKSAKPIFLAAIKSLTFTDVWNILTGEKNAATQYLQRTTTTQLTTAFKPIIQQSLDKVGATRYYTDLSTRYNRIPLVTPVQTDLNQYATGKAIDGLFTLIAQEEVNIRENPVARTTELLKRVFGSKS
- a CDS encoding Uma2 family endonuclease; translation: MQRFPERPDMRVHVPANGLYTYPDVSVVCSEGQHLEETYLDTLRNPLVLPEVVSARTGKYDRADQFLIYKRIASLQHYVVVESHRPLVGVYTRDTNSSWLFQEYKGADAVPLPALRLELPLTGIHRKITFSA
- a CDS encoding ABC transporter ATP-binding protein yields the protein MQIEANGLGKRYAREWIFRGLTHTFQAGSATAILGPNGSGKSTLLNTISGQLLSTDGTLVYEHQGQIVPVEEVPPLLSYAAPYLELIEELTLTELLHFHTRFKPLRPGITQQQLIELMYLSTSRHKLVRDFSSGMKQRLKLALALYADTPLLLLDEPTTNLDRAGVAWYLEHVHATLANRTVLVSSNVPEEYDFCSNQLNVTDFGARGAR
- the lpxA gene encoding acyl-ACP--UDP-N-acetylglucosamine O-acyltransferase; translation: MNQPLAYIHPEAKIAQNVVVEPFTTIDKDVEIGEGTWIGPNVTIMAGARIGKNCKIFPGAVIAAMPQDLKFAGEKTTVHIGDYTVIRECVTVNRGTVDRMKTVVGTNCLLMAYVHVAHDCIIGNHCVLANGVQLAGHVEIGDHAIIGGTSAVHQFVKVGQHAMVSGGSLVRKDVPPFVKAGREPLTYAGINSIGLRRRGYADQKISEIQQLYRLLFLGGMNNNDALDKIELELAPSPERDEVVNFVRNSGRGVIKGYSRNGNGAD
- a CDS encoding bifunctional UDP-3-O-[3-hydroxymyristoyl] N-acetylglucosamine deacetylase/3-hydroxyacyl-ACP dehydratase, translated to MNDKQHTIKSPVTVSGIGLHTGVQATMTFCPAPVGHGYQFQRMDLPDQPIVVADVDNVVDLSRGTTIEQNGARVNTVEHTLAALVGLQIDNVLIKLDGPEPPIMDGSSYQFIQALEDAGLEEQNALRNFYEIPEEIRFVDNGRAVELAALPLNDYRLTVMVDYNSPVLGSQHASLTDISLFKNDISSSRTFCFLHELEALYKQNLIKGGDLSNAIVVVDRVVSEDELSELATMLGKPKVAVKKEGILNNVDLRYKNEPARHKLLDLVGDLALVGRPLKGQILAARPGHAANVAFAKKIKKKMMEANSSPVPHYDPAREPVMDINQIMQVLPHRYPFLLIDKVIHLDDTSVASIKNVTINEPFFTGHYPGNPVFPGVLQVEAMAQTGGILVLNTVPDPENYTPYFVGIENCRFRRMVKPGDTIIFRCWLLAPVKRGIAKMKGQAFVNGKVVMEAEMSAAIVRKDA
- the lpxD gene encoding UDP-3-O-(3-hydroxymyristoyl)glucosamine N-acyltransferase — encoded protein: MEFTVGQIAEVLRGAVEGDANQQINRLAKIEEAQAGSLSFLANLKYEPHLYTTGASAVIVSRNLELRHPVQTALIRVDDPYSSFTTLLEFYQQATRTGRRGVEEPSFLGANSTIGQNHYRGAFSYIGENCQIGDDVVIFPHVFIGDRCKIGNGTILYAGAKIYAETVIGERCTIHAGAVVGSDGFGFAPQPDGSYRTIPQIGNVVLEDNVSIGANATIDCATMGSTIIREGAKIDNLVQIAHNVEIGRHTVVASQSGISGSTKIGDFCVLAGQVGLAGHLTLANRTTVTAQSGVGKSIKEEGQFLQGAPAFNLRDSLRANAIFRHLPELERRLTQLERRTNPPEKS